A window of the Desulfobacula toluolica Tol2 genome harbors these coding sequences:
- a CDS encoding chloride channel protein: MVTIKNWYKTLYHKMFHLDDRLLLIIAGSIAGICSGLAAVTLRLSLEFVLEWLHPFRHYWWAFVLPGIGAMLSSLYLDRIAREGAGHGVPEVIYAVSRYGGLLRFRSSYSRLISSLLTIGSGGSAGPEAPVVMSGSSIGSNIAKLLGLNERQRITLVGCGTAGAIASIFNAPIAGLVFSIEVILGEWKFVNIIPIAIAAVAGAEISNAIIPEQVIFNHQLFQIGFPDIMASVGLAVSTAIISVLFTKALRQTGKFAKKSSFPLWVRAVVGGCTVGAIGMFMPVVLAEGYHFIQSMISGTFSMGIFITLVAVFAKIFATAMTLGWGGSGGIFAPCLVIGSLTGILFHKILFILFPSAGVASEGAYALLGMTGIISGVMQAPLTGIFLIAEITGGYETMLPLIVVSSISSTMSHYIEPASFYFKELIERGQFLRPGTDARILSDLNVSELIDTGFIKVSENMVFREFIEIIKTSSQNFFPVIEDRTDDYKGVIQINAIRKFTLDPGMYDMIFLNQIMDTEVITASLENDLQEVLDMMDINRMDSIPVVENDRFIGMISKTRILDLYRRELIMQTSVR, translated from the coding sequence GTGGTTACTATAAAAAACTGGTATAAAACCCTATACCATAAAATGTTTCATCTGGATGACAGGTTGCTGCTCATCATTGCAGGCTCCATTGCCGGAATCTGCAGTGGTCTGGCCGCAGTTACCCTTCGTTTATCCCTTGAGTTTGTTCTGGAGTGGTTGCATCCATTCCGTCACTATTGGTGGGCATTTGTTTTGCCCGGTATAGGTGCGATGCTGTCCTCTCTTTACCTTGACAGGATTGCCAGGGAAGGTGCGGGACATGGTGTGCCGGAAGTCATATATGCTGTTTCAAGATATGGCGGATTATTGCGTTTTAGATCCAGTTATTCAAGATTGATTTCCAGTCTTTTGACCATTGGAAGCGGTGGATCTGCCGGGCCGGAAGCCCCTGTGGTCATGAGTGGATCTTCTATTGGTTCCAATATAGCCAAATTGCTTGGTTTAAACGAACGGCAACGCATTACTCTTGTCGGTTGCGGCACGGCAGGTGCCATTGCATCTATTTTCAATGCTCCCATTGCAGGTCTTGTTTTTTCCATTGAAGTGATTCTGGGAGAATGGAAATTTGTGAATATTATTCCCATTGCAATTGCTGCCGTGGCAGGTGCAGAAATCAGTAATGCCATTATTCCGGAACAGGTTATTTTCAACCACCAGCTTTTTCAAATCGGATTTCCGGATATCATGGCAAGTGTTGGTCTTGCCGTTTCTACCGCCATAATATCGGTTCTGTTTACAAAAGCGTTAAGGCAGACAGGAAAATTTGCTAAAAAATCTTCTTTTCCTTTATGGGTTCGAGCTGTTGTCGGCGGTTGCACAGTCGGTGCCATCGGAATGTTCATGCCGGTTGTGCTGGCAGAAGGATATCATTTTATTCAGTCAATGATTTCAGGTACCTTTTCAATGGGTATTTTTATTACGCTTGTGGCTGTTTTTGCGAAAATTTTTGCCACAGCCATGACATTGGGGTGGGGAGGATCAGGAGGAATATTTGCTCCCTGTCTGGTTATAGGAAGTCTGACCGGTATTTTATTTCATAAAATTTTGTTTATTTTATTCCCATCTGCCGGGGTTGCCAGCGAAGGTGCGTATGCCCTGCTTGGTATGACGGGAATTATCAGCGGGGTGATGCAGGCGCCTTTGACCGGAATTTTTCTGATTGCTGAAATCACAGGCGGTTATGAAACCATGCTGCCTCTAATTGTTGTATCCTCCATTTCATCAACCATGAGTCACTATATTGAACCGGCATCTTTTTATTTTAAAGAGTTGATAGAGCGAGGACAGTTTTTAAGACCTGGTACGGATGCTAGGATTTTGTCTGATTTGAATGTCAGTGAACTAATTGATACAGGGTTTATAAAGGTATCGGAAAATATGGTTTTCAGAGAATTTATTGAGATCATCAAAACTTCAAGTCAGAATTTTTTTCCTGTAATTGAGGACCGGACAGATGACTATAAAGGAGTGATTCAAATTAATGCCATTCGAAAATTCACCTTGGATCCAGGGATGTATGATATGATTTTTTTAAACCAGATCATGGATACTGAAGTCATTACAGCTTCTTTGGAAAATGATCTGCAAGAGGTGCTGGATATGATGGATATCAATCGTATGGATAGCATACCGGTTGTTGAAAATGACAGGTTTATAGGCATGATATCAAAAACAAGAATACTTGATTTGTATCGCAGGGAACTGATCATGCAGACCAGTGTCCGTTAA
- a CDS encoding respiratory chain complex I subunit 1 family protein produces the protein MIESIILWFLAILTAPFFSAVILKIKAFFGGKKGPPLMINYYTLIKLFKKGSVYSNSTTVVFKLGPIVSFACAITALMFLPIAGYPPIFSFNGDIIFVLYIMGLGRFFTIAAAMDTASPFEGMGAAREAYFPIICEAATFMILILFYGLTGELQLSAYFAGKNTLALWNMAGAPLLFVVISFFIILLTENSRVPVDDPATHLELTMIHEVMVLDHSGPDLGLIELGSFCKLFFYSTLISRLILPFDPGIPGLVLGLYIAGLVIVYMAVGIMESIMARYRMDKVPQFVLTSFALAFFATIITLEFIK, from the coding sequence ATGATTGAATCCATTATTCTTTGGTTTCTTGCAATTTTAACGGCACCTTTTTTTTCAGCAGTTATTCTTAAAATAAAGGCTTTTTTCGGAGGGAAAAAAGGACCGCCATTGATGATTAATTATTACACACTGATCAAGCTTTTTAAAAAAGGATCGGTTTACAGCAACAGTACCACAGTTGTATTTAAGCTCGGGCCGATTGTGTCATTTGCTTGTGCCATCACTGCACTCATGTTTCTGCCCATTGCCGGATATCCTCCGATTTTTTCATTTAACGGGGATATTATTTTTGTTTTATACATTATGGGACTTGGCCGTTTTTTTACAATTGCAGCCGCAATGGATACAGCTTCCCCGTTTGAGGGTATGGGGGCGGCAAGAGAAGCTTATTTTCCGATTATTTGTGAAGCTGCAACTTTTATGATTTTAATCTTGTTTTATGGATTGACCGGCGAGCTTCAGTTATCCGCTTATTTTGCGGGAAAAAACACCCTTGCATTGTGGAATATGGCAGGTGCCCCATTATTGTTTGTAGTGATTTCCTTTTTTATTATTCTGTTGACGGAAAATTCAAGAGTTCCTGTTGATGATCCTGCCACACACCTTGAGCTTACAATGATCCATGAAGTTATGGTTTTAGATCACAGCGGACCTGATTTGGGCTTGATTGAGCTGGGCTCTTTTTGTAAGCTGTTTTTCTATTCAACCCTTATTTCACGGCTGATTTTGCCCTTTGATCCGGGCATTCCCGGACTGGTTTTGGGTTTGTATATTGCCGGGCTTGTTATTGTATATATGGCTGTTGGAATTATGGAATCCATCATGGCCCGTTATCGAATGGATAAAGTTCCGCAATTTGTCCTGACATCCTTTGCATTGGCCTTTTTTGCAACCATTATTACATTGGAGTTTATCAAATGA
- a CDS encoding NADH-quinone oxidoreductase subunit K, with product MMLYPVDTILSLVLLSVLFSFGSSRLPGLIKVVAFQGIVVSIVPLFIGHDMTGGSIVFTLVTLSIRGIIIPMSIYMVIKKVAIQREVQPIIGYHASMLCGLGLIVAATFISRQLNIASISEYTLLFPTAIALLVTGMFLLMARRNAIAMVLGYIIMENGIYLVGTTFSVRALHIVEFGILLDVLAGVMIMAIILQNIKQTFDDVDTAHLRTLKE from the coding sequence ATGATGCTATATCCGGTTGACACTATTTTGTCTCTTGTCCTGCTTTCGGTTTTGTTCTCTTTTGGTTCAAGCCGTCTGCCCGGGCTTATTAAAGTCGTTGCCTTTCAAGGAATTGTGGTATCTATCGTTCCTCTTTTTATCGGGCATGACATGACGGGCGGCAGCATTGTTTTTACCCTTGTCACTTTATCCATAAGGGGCATTATTATTCCAATGAGCATTTACATGGTCATAAAAAAAGTGGCTATTCAAAGAGAAGTGCAACCCATTATCGGATATCATGCCTCAATGCTCTGTGGTCTTGGATTAATAGTTGCAGCAACATTCATCAGCCGTCAGCTGAATATTGCGTCTATCAGTGAATATACGCTTTTATTTCCCACTGCCATAGCTCTTCTGGTTACGGGAATGTTTCTTCTGATGGCCCGGCGTAATGCAATTGCAATGGTATTGGGGTATATCATAATGGAAAATGGTATTTACCTTGTAGGAACTACATTTTCAGTTCGTGCCCTTCATATTGTTGAATTCGGTATTTTGCTCGATGTGCTTGCCGGCGTTATGATAATGGCCATTATACTTCAAAATATCAAACAAACGTTTGATGATGTTGATACCGCTCACCTCAGAACATTAAAGGAATAG
- a CDS encoding proton-conducting transporter transmembrane domain-containing protein, giving the protein MSQFFISIMMILFGGFFSLVFAQHSKSTKIITVVLLSAGCLSGVITAVAQLMGTGSDMVAFFEYLNGFSLAFQMDGLSAFFLMAIFGVSLLAAIYSFHYMNQTENSVKIAVNYLFFSFLIAAMALVVTASNIITFMLFWEIMSLSSFFLVIYNYDLPENRKAGFLYFVFSHVGAMFIFAAFGIIYGYTGSFGFGSMAAIPDSAKIVIFIFSFVGFGSKAGVFPFHVWLPHAHPAAPSHISAVMSGVMIKTGIYGIIRMYALLNFHTPIFGNIVLIAGVVSGVLGVVYALGQHDLKRLLAYHSVENIGIILIGLGIGMIGVSSGHPLMAVLGFSGGFLHVLNHAVFKSLLFMGAGMVLHKTGSSSIDALGGLLKSMKITGTTFIIGSLAISGLPPFNGFVSEFLIYMGGFKGVALDESAFVMSIVAIISLAIIGGLALACFTKVVGVVFQGEPRTKAAENVNEKGLTMLVSMSILAGTCILIGIFPWIFIQMSVKAVCALGLDYGNIPLAPFEGMAVNITLAAMIFLVVLLLVIALRWYYYRGKTITRSGTWGCGFTRPTVRMQYTGSSYAAFLLEFFSPVAPLKEDHPPIKGLFPLKTYYRSHVHDIAELHMEKVIVRPLLSLFDKLRWIQHGDIHLYIGYILLAIVSVLFFI; this is encoded by the coding sequence ATGAGTCAATTTTTTATATCAATAATGATGATTTTATTTGGAGGCTTTTTCTCCCTTGTTTTTGCACAGCACAGCAAATCAACAAAAATTATTACAGTTGTTTTGTTGAGTGCAGGATGTCTTTCAGGGGTTATCACTGCAGTTGCACAACTTATGGGGACAGGCAGTGATATGGTGGCGTTCTTTGAATACTTAAATGGTTTTTCACTGGCCTTTCAAATGGACGGACTTTCCGCATTCTTTTTGATGGCCATTTTCGGTGTTTCTCTGCTTGCCGCCATTTACAGTTTCCATTACATGAATCAGACAGAAAATTCAGTGAAAATCGCGGTGAACTATTTGTTTTTCAGTTTCCTGATTGCAGCCATGGCATTGGTTGTAACTGCATCAAATATAATCACCTTCATGCTTTTTTGGGAAATCATGTCCCTGTCTTCTTTTTTTCTGGTCATTTACAATTATGATTTGCCTGAAAACAGAAAAGCCGGGTTTTTATATTTTGTTTTTTCCCATGTTGGTGCCATGTTCATATTCGCTGCATTTGGAATTATTTACGGTTACACCGGGAGCTTTGGATTCGGCTCAATGGCGGCTATTCCCGACTCCGCAAAAATTGTGATATTTATTTTTTCGTTTGTCGGATTTGGTTCAAAAGCAGGTGTATTTCCCTTTCATGTCTGGTTGCCCCATGCACATCCTGCAGCCCCGAGTCATATTTCTGCGGTCATGTCAGGAGTTATGATCAAAACCGGTATTTACGGTATCATAAGAATGTATGCCCTGCTGAATTTTCACACGCCGATTTTCGGAAATATTGTTCTTATTGCCGGGGTGGTTTCAGGTGTCCTGGGGGTTGTATATGCCCTGGGCCAGCACGATCTCAAACGATTGCTGGCTTATCACAGCGTTGAGAATATCGGCATTATTTTAATAGGTCTGGGTATCGGCATGATTGGAGTTTCATCCGGACATCCGCTGATGGCAGTTCTTGGATTTTCCGGCGGATTTCTTCATGTTCTCAACCATGCTGTTTTTAAGTCACTTTTGTTTATGGGTGCAGGCATGGTTCTTCACAAAACAGGAAGCAGTTCCATTGATGCCCTGGGCGGTTTGCTTAAATCAATGAAAATCACTGGAACAACTTTTATTATTGGATCTCTGGCCATTTCAGGGCTGCCGCCTTTTAACGGATTTGTCAGTGAATTTTTGATTTATATGGGCGGATTTAAAGGGGTTGCCCTTGATGAGTCTGCTTTTGTTATGAGCATTGTTGCCATTATCAGCCTGGCGATTATCGGAGGACTTGCACTGGCTTGCTTTACCAAAGTGGTGGGGGTTGTTTTTCAAGGTGAGCCCAGGACCAAAGCCGCAGAGAATGTAAATGAAAAAGGTTTAACCATGCTGGTATCCATGTCGATTCTTGCGGGCACCTGTATTCTTATCGGTATATTTCCATGGATTTTTATTCAAATGTCCGTTAAAGCAGTTTGTGCTTTGGGACTGGATTACGGCAATATCCCGTTAGCGCCCTTTGAGGGGATGGCAGTCAATATTACTCTTGCTGCAATGATTTTTCTGGTTGTTTTATTGCTGGTGATTGCACTTCGTTGGTATTACTACCGGGGAAAAACCATCACCAGATCCGGGACCTGGGGATGCGGTTTTACACGGCCCACGGTCAGAATGCAGTATACAGGGTCATCCTATGCAGCATTCTTGCTTGAGTTTTTCAGTCCGGTGGCACCGTTAAAAGAAGATCATCCTCCAATCAAGGGACTGTTTCCTTTAAAAACATATTACCGCAGTCACGTACATGACATTGCAGAACTTCACATGGAAAAAGTTATCGTTCGTCCGTTGCTGAGCCTGTTCGATAAATTAAGATGGATTCAGCACGGGGATATTCATCTGTATATTGGCTATATTTTACTGGCGATTGTATCAGTATTGTTTTTCATATAA
- a CDS encoding hydrogenase large subunit: MTNAFLEISNGEKISREKIPHLPFNAFYDNVLSIVEEGGKVVQYFAYQEKDSIKLMAVLRTNKLLVAGCDAPEFYPSFTQKHELFHLFEREIAEQFGIRPEGHPWLKMVRYHPNCRNVEDVFGNDYKEDIPGRYEYYQVEGDEIHEVAVGPVHAGVIEPGHFRFNCIGERVLHLEIQLGYQHRGVENLFYNVQAKRLPILAENIAGDTTIGHGLCMAQAVEAMTRVQPDTGAKIIRTIALELERIANHIGDLGALSGDVAFLPPANYFGRMRGDFLNLSLLICGNRFGKGLVRPGGVCFSLSDDIRKTLNERIRELKPQVEHVLDLLFSAATVRGRFEDCGIVSCHDAGQLGLVGPAGRASGIPYDVRRSFPTEYYGQLDIPENKKKQCDVYARAKVRYDEILQSIHIIQSLINVPVDTRCVNDSNYNLAPSSFVATVNEAWRGEVSHVMLTDDNAKILRYKVKDPSFHNWNGLAMALRNTGISDFPLNNKSFNLSYCGFDL; encoded by the coding sequence ATGACGAACGCTTTTTTAGAAATTTCAAACGGTGAGAAAATATCACGGGAAAAAATTCCTCACCTGCCCTTTAATGCATTTTATGATAATGTTTTGAGCATTGTAGAAGAGGGTGGGAAGGTGGTCCAGTATTTTGCTTATCAGGAAAAAGACTCTATCAAGCTCATGGCAGTTTTGCGAACCAATAAACTTCTTGTGGCCGGCTGTGACGCACCTGAGTTTTATCCGTCATTTACTCAAAAACATGAGCTGTTTCACCTGTTTGAAAGGGAAATTGCCGAACAATTCGGCATAAGGCCCGAGGGGCATCCCTGGTTGAAAATGGTCAGGTATCATCCCAACTGCCGGAATGTAGAGGATGTTTTTGGTAATGATTATAAAGAAGACATTCCGGGCAGGTACGAGTATTATCAGGTGGAAGGCGATGAAATCCATGAAGTGGCTGTCGGGCCTGTTCATGCCGGTGTCATAGAACCCGGTCATTTCCGGTTTAATTGCATTGGCGAGCGCGTCCTTCATCTGGAAATACAACTGGGATACCAGCACAGGGGTGTTGAAAACCTTTTTTATAATGTTCAAGCAAAAAGATTGCCCATTCTGGCTGAAAATATTGCCGGAGATACCACAATTGGTCACGGTCTTTGCATGGCCCAGGCGGTTGAGGCAATGACCCGGGTTCAACCGGATACCGGGGCTAAAATAATTCGAACCATTGCCTTGGAACTGGAGCGGATTGCCAATCATATCGGTGATCTTGGGGCCTTGAGCGGAGATGTTGCCTTTTTGCCGCCAGCCAATTATTTTGGCCGTATGCGAGGCGATTTTTTGAATTTGTCGCTTTTGATATGTGGAAACCGGTTTGGAAAAGGCCTGGTACGCCCCGGAGGAGTCTGTTTTTCACTCTCTGATGATATTCGCAAAACCCTGAATGAAAGGATCAGAGAATTAAAACCCCAGGTGGAACATGTTCTTGATCTTCTTTTTTCTGCTGCAACCGTACGGGGCCGTTTTGAAGACTGCGGCATTGTCAGCTGCCATGATGCCGGGCAATTGGGTCTGGTCGGACCGGCTGGCAGGGCCAGCGGTATTCCCTATGATGTGAGAAGAAGTTTTCCCACAGAATATTACGGCCAACTGGATATTCCTGAAAACAAAAAAAAACAATGTGATGTATATGCCCGTGCAAAAGTGAGATATGATGAAATTTTGCAATCAATTCATATTATTCAATCTTTGATCAATGTACCTGTCGACACCCGATGTGTGAATGACAGCAATTATAATCTTGCGCCGTCTTCTTTTGTGGCCACGGTCAATGAGGCTTGGCGAGGTGAAGTATCACATGTGATGTTGACGGATGACAACGCAAAAATACTTCGGTACAAGGTCAAAGATCCCTCTTTTCACAACTGGAACGGTCTTGCAATGGCGCTGCGGAATACGGGAATATCGGATTTTCCATTAAATAATAAAAGTTTTAATCTTTCCTATTGCGGATTTGATCTTTGA
- a CDS encoding PTS sugar transporter subunit IIA yields the protein MEYSVFDLSKLLGVVPDTIERWVRQGKLPVSKTGATYRFHISELKKWASTHNICLNLSDEDAPEKKGDSIISLSDAVNNGGIYFDIQGNDVNSVLKDAIEKMSIIPDDFKTDLLDRLVEREQALSTGIGNAIAIPHPREQLSYLNNPVVSICFLADPVEYNALDNQPVSILFFILCPELKMHLHLLSALSFCLRDRQFISFLKSKPNQDKLIEKIEVLQKANPM from the coding sequence ATGGAGTATTCAGTTTTTGATTTATCAAAACTGCTGGGAGTTGTCCCGGATACCATCGAACGCTGGGTACGGCAGGGAAAACTGCCGGTTTCCAAAACTGGTGCAACGTATCGATTTCATATAAGTGAATTAAAAAAGTGGGCATCCACACATAATATTTGTCTGAATCTTTCAGATGAAGACGCTCCTGAAAAAAAGGGGGATTCCATCATCTCCTTATCTGATGCCGTGAATAACGGCGGGATTTATTTTGATATTCAAGGAAATGATGTAAATAGTGTTTTAAAGGATGCCATTGAAAAAATGTCAATCATCCCGGATGATTTTAAGACGGATCTTCTTGATCGTTTGGTTGAAAGGGAACAGGCTCTTTCGACCGGGATCGGAAACGCGATTGCCATACCCCATCCCAGAGAGCAATTGAGCTATTTAAACAATCCTGTGGTTTCCATCTGTTTTCTTGCTGATCCAGTAGAATATAATGCATTGGACAACCAGCCCGTATCAATCCTTTTTTTTATATTATGCCCGGAATTGAAAATGCATTTGCATTTATTATCTGCTTTATCTTTTTGTTTAAGAGACCGTCAGTTTATAAGTTTTCTTAAATCAAAACCCAATCAGGACAAGCTGATTGAAAAAATTGAAGTTCTTCAAAAAGCCAATCCAATGTAG
- a CDS encoding NADH-quinone oxidoreductase subunit B family protein, giving the protein MIKKVVSPDLVKMCANACPQDAIDIEQEKIDMGRCVFCGTCERISKGEFVTFTRDFETATAGKQDLLTNGNLPALAEHSKQHFKKLFGRSLQLRQVSAGGCNACEADLNVLATPFFDLARFGINFVASPRHADGVVVTGPVSKNMKTALLQTYEAIADPKVVIAVGSCAITGGPFRGSPEITEGGLDSILPVDLFIPGCPPHPLTNLHALLTFFK; this is encoded by the coding sequence ATGATAAAAAAAGTTGTTTCTCCTGACCTTGTAAAAATGTGTGCAAATGCGTGTCCCCAGGATGCCATTGATATAGAACAAGAAAAAATTGATATGGGCAGGTGCGTATTCTGCGGCACATGCGAACGTATTTCAAAAGGGGAATTTGTAACATTTACCCGGGATTTTGAGACGGCAACTGCCGGCAAACAAGATCTGTTGACCAATGGCAATCTTCCCGCTCTTGCCGAACACTCAAAGCAGCATTTTAAAAAATTGTTCGGCCGGTCTTTACAGCTTAGGCAGGTATCGGCAGGGGGGTGTAATGCCTGTGAAGCCGATTTAAATGTATTGGCAACACCGTTTTTTGATCTGGCCCGTTTCGGCATAAACTTTGTGGCATCCCCACGTCATGCAGACGGCGTTGTTGTGACCGGACCTGTATCCAAAAATATGAAAACAGCTTTGCTGCAGACATATGAGGCCATTGCAGATCCAAAAGTCGTCATTGCTGTTGGAAGTTGTGCCATAACAGGCGGTCCCTTCAGAGGAAGTCCTGAAATAACCGAAGGTGGTCTGGATTCCATTTTGCCTGTGGATCTTTTTATACCGGGTTGTCCTCCGCATCCGCTTACAAATCTTCATGCGTTGTTGACATTTTTCAAATAA
- a CDS encoding proton-conducting transporter transmembrane domain-containing protein produces the protein MVEIVFLAPFITGILAFFLPKRAGRQLLVGTGAIHLFLSLLLWKNRPESIFKDYFAVTPEGLLSLLVISLLFFLISIYTIGYLKENNIQKENIFSGSILLFLSTMTMVTLSDHIMVLWIAIEATTLASAPLIYTHRSSASLEATWKYVLICSVGIAMALLGSVLITLAMDIGNVDVPLSYPALVSVAQKLDPLWLKAGFVFILVGYGTKMGLAPMHTWLPDAHSEAPSPASALLSGVLLNCAYLGIFKTNKIMHAAGLGDFAGMILIVFGLMSILAAATFILKQNEYKRMLAYSSIENMGIIAFGTGVGGLGVYGAVLCMIHHSLIKSSLFLSSGNILLGYKDRLIKNTGDMIRCMPKTFIAFFAGFAGIAGFPPFGIFIGELFIIVAAFRTGHYVAVGIFILSLCVIFAGFANQVMKMAFNNFDNNNDNFDNDSSDKGDSNKKVCLTEKASLVWPQYILLLTSLILCFFIPDTLYQTIVEAVTAIGGGLK, from the coding sequence ATGGTAGAAATTGTTTTTCTGGCTCCTTTTATCACTGGTATTCTGGCTTTTTTTCTTCCCAAACGGGCCGGTCGTCAGCTGTTAGTCGGTACTGGAGCAATTCATCTTTTTTTGTCCCTTCTTCTTTGGAAAAATAGACCTGAATCAATTTTTAAAGACTATTTTGCCGTGACTCCGGAAGGATTGTTATCGCTTTTGGTGATTTCTTTGTTGTTTTTTTTGATTTCCATTTATACGATCGGGTATTTGAAAGAAAATAACATTCAAAAAGAAAATATTTTTTCAGGATCAATTCTTTTGTTTTTGTCAACCATGACAATGGTAACCCTATCCGACCATATCATGGTCTTGTGGATTGCCATTGAAGCGACAACTCTTGCCAGCGCACCGCTGATTTATACCCACAGATCTTCGGCATCCCTTGAAGCAACCTGGAAATATGTCCTCATATGTTCTGTAGGGATTGCCATGGCGCTTTTAGGATCGGTTCTTATTACCCTTGCAATGGACATTGGTAACGTTGATGTACCGCTCTCCTATCCGGCACTTGTAAGTGTCGCCCAAAAATTAGACCCCCTGTGGCTTAAAGCCGGGTTTGTTTTCATATTGGTTGGGTACGGGACAAAAATGGGTCTGGCTCCGATGCACACCTGGCTTCCTGATGCCCACAGCGAAGCTCCTAGTCCTGCTTCAGCCCTTTTGTCAGGTGTGCTGTTAAACTGTGCCTATCTGGGTATTTTTAAAACAAATAAAATTATGCATGCAGCTGGACTCGGCGATTTTGCCGGCATGATTCTGATTGTTTTTGGTTTGATGTCCATTCTGGCAGCCGCAACCTTTATTCTTAAACAAAATGAATATAAACGAATGCTCGCTTATTCCAGTATCGAGAATATGGGGATCATCGCCTTTGGAACAGGTGTAGGTGGTTTGGGTGTTTATGGTGCCGTGCTGTGCATGATTCACCACAGCCTGATTAAATCCTCCCTGTTTTTGTCATCCGGAAATATTTTACTGGGATACAAAGATCGGCTGATTAAAAATACAGGCGATATGATACGCTGCATGCCAAAAACCTTTATTGCTTTTTTTGCCGGATTTGCAGGTATTGCAGGGTTTCCTCCGTTTGGGATTTTTATTGGGGAGCTGTTTATTATTGTGGCTGCATTTCGAACCGGTCACTATGTTGCAGTGGGAATTTTTATTCTGAGCCTTTGTGTTATATTTGCCGGATTTGCAAACCAGGTAATGAAAATGGCCTTTAATAATTTTGATAACAATAACGACAATTTTGATAATGACAGCTCTGATAAAGGTGATTCAAATAAAAAGGTTTGTTTAACAGAAAAAGCCAGCCTTGTATGGCCGCAATATATACTGCTGTTAACATCTCTTATATTGTGCTTTTTTATCCCGGACACATTATATCAAACCATTGTTGAGGCAGTAACTGCAATAGGCGGAGGACTTAAATGA